A genome region from Columba livia isolate bColLiv1 breed racing homer chromosome 2, bColLiv1.pat.W.v2, whole genome shotgun sequence includes the following:
- the C2H7orf57 gene encoding uncharacterized protein C7orf57 homolog isoform X2: MPLKPPVKFVTSRSTLPPTSQIPGLGYLAEAPHEVPSGCRRKWIKESDSAYVKLAKQGGQPDLLKHYPPLTRRSSPAEYAVPDWYLHCSSPPATDKPRSYIPSLPDYMIHREFKADDHDGNSYERKRGPFDFDMKSVWQRDAEDKKNLEKKKVKLPAINPKYTSRMPNASTSKEFSGKNKLSFPPMPAQRTSEAVNFSKLISNGYGTDWLQQHTGREKKIPETSENIEQSKDSEPPQSESAPASN, translated from the exons ATGCCACTGAAACCACCAGTGAAATTTGTAACCTCGAGGAGCACACTTCCTCCAACATCTCAGATTCCAGGTCTTGGTTACCTTGCAGAAGCTCCTCATGAAGTGCCATCTGGGTGCCGCAGGAAGTGGATCAAAGAGTCCGATTCAGCTTATGTCAAGCTGGCAAAGCAAGGAGGCCAACCTG ACCTACTGAAGCACTACCCTCCTCTGACAAGGAGGTCCTCTCCAGCAGAATATGCTGTACCTGACTGGTACCTGCACTGTTCCAGTCCCCCAGCAACTGATAAGCCACG GAGCTATATTCCCTCTCTACCAGATTATATGATTCACAGAGAGTTTAAGGCTGATGACCATGATGGTAATAGTTATGAGAGAAAAAGAGGGCCTTTCGATTTTGATATGAAAAGTGTTTGGCAGCGGGATGCTGAGGACAAGAAAAACctagagaaaaagaag GTAAAACTCCCAGCTATAAACCCTAAATACACAAGCAGAATGCCAAATGCTTCTACAAGCAAGGAatttagtggaaaaaataagCTTTCCTTCCCACCTAT GCCTGCTCAGAGAACAAGTGAAGCAGtaaattttagcaaattaatTAGCAATGGTTATGGGACTGACTGGTTGCAGCAGCATACTGGACGGGAAAAAAAGATTCcagaaacatcagaaaatatTGAGCAGTCCAAAG ATTCAGAGCCACCACAGTCTGAATCAGCACCTGCAAGCAACTAG
- the C2H7orf57 gene encoding uncharacterized protein C7orf57 homolog isoform X3: MQGEGSASPEAPHEVPSGCRRKWIKESDSAYVKLAKQGGQPDLLKHYPPLTRRSSPAEYAVPDWYLHCSSPPATDKPRSYIPSLPDYMIHREFKADDHDGNSYERKRGPFDFDMKSVWQRDAEDKKNLEKKKVKLPAINPKYTSRMPNASTSKEFSGKNKLSFPPMPAQRTSEAVNFSKLISNGYGTDWLQQHTGREKKIPETSENIEQSKGGEPWNLCLCLQDNGELQQKRNSPAFQGTSK, from the exons ATGCAAGGAGAGGGGTCGGCAAGTCCAG AAGCTCCTCATGAAGTGCCATCTGGGTGCCGCAGGAAGTGGATCAAAGAGTCCGATTCAGCTTATGTCAAGCTGGCAAAGCAAGGAGGCCAACCTG ACCTACTGAAGCACTACCCTCCTCTGACAAGGAGGTCCTCTCCAGCAGAATATGCTGTACCTGACTGGTACCTGCACTGTTCCAGTCCCCCAGCAACTGATAAGCCACG GAGCTATATTCCCTCTCTACCAGATTATATGATTCACAGAGAGTTTAAGGCTGATGACCATGATGGTAATAGTTATGAGAGAAAAAGAGGGCCTTTCGATTTTGATATGAAAAGTGTTTGGCAGCGGGATGCTGAGGACAAGAAAAACctagagaaaaagaag GTAAAACTCCCAGCTATAAACCCTAAATACACAAGCAGAATGCCAAATGCTTCTACAAGCAAGGAatttagtggaaaaaataagCTTTCCTTCCCACCTAT GCCTGCTCAGAGAACAAGTGAAGCAGtaaattttagcaaattaatTAGCAATGGTTATGGGACTGACTGGTTGCAGCAGCATACTGGACGGGAAAAAAAGATTCcagaaacatcagaaaatatTGAGCAGTCCAAAG GTGGAGAACCCTGGAATTTGTGTTTGTGCCTTCAGGATAATGGAGAGCTGCAGCAGAAGCGTAACTCACCGGCTTTCCAAGGGACATCAAAATAG
- the C2H7orf57 gene encoding uncharacterized protein C7orf57 homolog isoform X1, producing the protein MPLKPPVKFVTSRSTLPPTSQIPGLGYLAEAPHEVPSGCRRKWIKESDSAYVKLAKQGGQPDLLKHYPPLTRRSSPAEYAVPDWYLHCSSPPATDKPRSYIPSLPDYMIHREFKADDHDGNSYERKRGPFDFDMKSVWQRDAEDKKNLEKKKVKLPAINPKYTSRMPNASTSKEFSGKNKLSFPPMPAQRTSEAVNFSKLISNGYGTDWLQQHTGREKKIPETSENIEQSKGGEPWNLCLCLQDNGELQQKRNSPAFQGTSK; encoded by the exons ATGCCACTGAAACCACCAGTGAAATTTGTAACCTCGAGGAGCACACTTCCTCCAACATCTCAGATTCCAGGTCTTGGTTACCTTGCAGAAGCTCCTCATGAAGTGCCATCTGGGTGCCGCAGGAAGTGGATCAAAGAGTCCGATTCAGCTTATGTCAAGCTGGCAAAGCAAGGAGGCCAACCTG ACCTACTGAAGCACTACCCTCCTCTGACAAGGAGGTCCTCTCCAGCAGAATATGCTGTACCTGACTGGTACCTGCACTGTTCCAGTCCCCCAGCAACTGATAAGCCACG GAGCTATATTCCCTCTCTACCAGATTATATGATTCACAGAGAGTTTAAGGCTGATGACCATGATGGTAATAGTTATGAGAGAAAAAGAGGGCCTTTCGATTTTGATATGAAAAGTGTTTGGCAGCGGGATGCTGAGGACAAGAAAAACctagagaaaaagaag GTAAAACTCCCAGCTATAAACCCTAAATACACAAGCAGAATGCCAAATGCTTCTACAAGCAAGGAatttagtggaaaaaataagCTTTCCTTCCCACCTAT GCCTGCTCAGAGAACAAGTGAAGCAGtaaattttagcaaattaatTAGCAATGGTTATGGGACTGACTGGTTGCAGCAGCATACTGGACGGGAAAAAAAGATTCcagaaacatcagaaaatatTGAGCAGTCCAAAG GTGGAGAACCCTGGAATTTGTGTTTGTGCCTTCAGGATAATGGAGAGCTGCAGCAGAAGCGTAACTCACCGGCTTTCCAAGGGACATCAAAATAG
- the UPP1 gene encoding uridine phosphorylase 1 has protein sequence MASGVSNEKKTDDEQSSKENFICLCNPHLEKMKEDILYHFALGTGTHDFPALFGDVKFVCVGGSPSRMKSFIAYIAEELGLGSPGSDYPNICAGTDRYAMYKVGPVLSVSHGMGIPSISIMLHELIKLLHHAKCSNITIIRIGTSGGIGLEPGSVVITRQSVDATFKPQFEQVILGKTVIRSTDLDEQLAKELMQCSKEINQFNTVVGNTMCTLDFYEGQGRLDGAICLYNEEEKLQYLKEAYDAGVRNIEMESSVFAAMCNLSGVKAAVVCVTLLNRLEGDQISSSHDVLVEYQQRPQKLVGYFIKKRLAKV, from the exons ATGGCTTCTGGTGTCTcaaatgagaagaaaactgaTGATGAACAGTCTTCAAA AGAGAATTTTATCTGTCTCTGCAACCctcacctggagaaaatgaaagaagacatCCTGTACCATTTTGCTCTCGGGACTGGCACCCATGATTTTCCAGCATTGTTTGGGGATGTAAAG TTTGTATGTGTTGGAGGAAGCCCATCACGGATGAAATCTTTTATCGCCTACATAGCTGAAGAACTggggctgggcagccctggctcCGACTACCCCAACATCTGTGCAGGAACCGACCGCTACGCAATGTACAAAGTGGGACCTGTCTTGTCAGTCAGT CATGGTATGGGCATTCCTTCTATTTCAATCATGCTGCACGAGCTGATCAAACTGTTGCATCATGCCAAATGTTCCAACATAACCATTATCCGCATTGGCACCTCTGGTGGAATAG GTCTGGAGCCAGGCTCAGTGGTTATAACTCGTCAGTCTGTAGATGCCACCTTCAAACCTCAGTTTGAACAGGTTATTCTGGGAAAGACTGTAATTCGCAGTACAGACCTAGATGAACAGCTAGCTAAGGAACTGATGCAGTGcagtaaagaaataaatcaattCAATACAGTTGTTGGAAACACCATGTGCACCCTGGATTTCTATGAAG GACAGGGCAGGTTGGATGGTGCCATCTGCTTATATAATGAAGAAGAGAAACTGCAATATTTGAAGGAAGCTTATGATGCTGGTGTCAGAAACATAGAGATGGAGTCTTCTGTATTTGCTGCAATGTGTAATCTCAGTGGTGTCAAAG CTGCCGTAGTGTGTGTCACTCTTCTGAATCGGCTTGAAGGGGATCAGATTAGTAGCTCACATGATGTACTTGTGGAATATCAGCAGAGACCGCAGAAATTAGTGGGTTATTTCATTAAGAAACGTCTTGCGAAAGTATGA